Proteins from a genomic interval of Zingiber officinale cultivar Zhangliang chromosome 2A, Zo_v1.1, whole genome shotgun sequence:
- the LOC122044001 gene encoding uncharacterized protein LOC122044001: MAETLTSSQSATESIHLESIRSRLKVLSETRDNLLNSSDASSEDSKVLEDCIFNFEEKLKQLDGQEQDVASLSLEELDAYMDKLKKAICSAEEENSKVSSEIEALTKMFVEDSVQLDGEIEALSYSMNFIDAKGLNSLSSIHADDRVLNGVMHESPLHLFNEYKFEVNVYFTCFVISLY; the protein is encoded by the exons ATGGCAGAAACCCTAACATCGTCCCAGTCTGCTACGGAATCGATCCACTTGGAAAGCATTCGCAG TCGCTTGAAGGTTCTCTCTGAGACGCGAGACAACCTCTTGAACTCTTCTGATGCCTCATCGGAGGATTCGAAGGTGTTAGAGGATTGCATTTTCAATTTTGAG GAAAAGCTTAAGCAGCTCGATGGGCAGGAACAAGATGTTGCATCTCTGAGCCTTGAAGAATTAG ATGCATACATGGATAAATTGAAAAAGGCAATCTGCTCAGCGGAAGAAGAGAACTCAAAAGTTTCCAGTGAAATCGAGGCACTCACGAAAATGTTTGTTGAAG ACTCTGTTCAATTGGATGGTGAAATTGAAGCATTGAGTTACTCAATGAACTTCATCGATGCAAAG GGTCTAAATTCTTTGAGTTCAATTCATGCTGATGATAGGGTACTCAATGGAGTGATGCATGAAAGCCCATTGCACTTGTTTAACGAGTACAAATTTGAG GTTAATGTTTACTTCACTTGCTTTGTTATTTCACTTTATTGA